The genome window ACGAAATGATTACGATTTAATGACTATAAAAAAATTATTTTGTTTCTCTGTGCAAAGTGCGCTTTTTTAAACGCGGACAATACTTCATCAACTCAATACGGTCTGGATTATTTCGTTTGTTTTTTGTTGTAATATAATTTCTATCTCCTGTTTCTGTACATGCTAAAGTAATTTTCACTCT of Niallia circulans contains these proteins:
- the rpmG gene encoding 50S ribosomal protein L33, whose translation is MRVKITLACTETGDRNYITTKNKRNNPDRIELMKYCPRLKKRTLHRETK